The following proteins are encoded in a genomic region of Reichenbachiella sp.:
- the rnc gene encoding ribonuclease III, giving the protein MLLFRNAKDRKFAVLLKRIIGFNPSNLKLYALAMRHSSAAQESRKGFLESNERLEYLGDAVLGMAVAEYLFNKYPFKDEGFLTEVRSRMVNREHLNQLARKIGLADVIKYNGQLKANGQSFKSIYGDALEALVGAVYLDKGFAATKAFIFKMLIIPHIDLDEIINNNTNFKSKIIEWSQKENKDLRFEVEEQDNQKHFKKFEAKVYVGKKEISVGHGLSKKKAEQNAAEKSCQVLKIE; this is encoded by the coding sequence CTGCTGTTATTCAGAAACGCTAAAGACCGGAAGTTTGCCGTTTTATTAAAACGAATCATTGGATTTAATCCATCCAACCTGAAACTCTATGCCCTCGCGATGAGGCACAGTTCGGCTGCGCAAGAAAGTCGCAAAGGATTTTTAGAGTCTAATGAACGGCTGGAATACTTGGGCGATGCTGTCTTAGGCATGGCTGTAGCCGAATATCTATTCAACAAATACCCGTTCAAGGATGAAGGATTTCTGACTGAGGTCAGATCGCGAATGGTCAATCGGGAACACCTGAATCAATTGGCTAGAAAAATTGGTTTAGCTGATGTCATCAAATACAATGGGCAGCTTAAAGCCAATGGTCAATCATTCAAATCTATTTATGGAGATGCGCTAGAAGCGCTTGTTGGAGCTGTGTATTTAGATAAAGGTTTTGCAGCCACCAAAGCATTTATCTTCAAAATGCTGATCATCCCGCATATCGACCTGGATGAAATCATCAACAACAACACGAACTTCAAAAGTAAAATCATAGAATGGTCTCAAAAAGAAAACAAAGACCTTCGATTTGAAGTAGAAGAACAAGACAATCAAAAGCATTTTAAGAAATTCGAGGCGAAGGTGTACGTTGGCAAGAAAGAAATCAGTGTGGGCCATGGACTAAGTAAGAAAAAAGCTGAACAGAATGCCGCTGAAAAGTCATGCCAAGTGTTAAAAATTGAATAG
- the fabF gene encoding beta-ketoacyl-ACP synthase II, which yields MQLKRVVVTGIGALTPIGNNAAEYWQGLSKGVSGAAPITRFDAEKFKTQFACEVKNYDPNDHFDRKEVRKMDLFTQFAHIVADEAVLDSGLDLEKLDSNRAGVIWGAGIGGLKTFQDEVMNFAGGDGTPRYNPFFIPKMIADIAPGMISIKYGFRGPNFTTVSACASGTNAIIDSYNYIRLGMADVFITGGSEAAVCESGVGGFNALKALSERNDSPETASRPFDKDRNGFVLGEGAASLILEDYDHAVARGAKIYAELIGSGMSADAYHMTAPHPEGIGATNVMINALKDANLKPEDVDYINVHGTSTPLGDVSESMAIQNVFKDHAYNLNISSTKSMTGHLLGAAGAIEAAACVMAIQNGEVPPTINHFTDDEAFDPKLNFTFNKSQKRDIKVALSNTFGFGGHNTSIIFRKFEG from the coding sequence ATGCAATTAAAGCGAGTTGTAGTTACCGGCATTGGAGCTCTCACACCTATAGGAAATAATGCCGCTGAATATTGGCAAGGACTTTCTAAAGGTGTGAGCGGCGCTGCTCCTATCACCCGTTTCGACGCGGAAAAATTCAAAACCCAGTTTGCATGTGAAGTGAAAAATTACGACCCCAACGATCACTTTGATCGCAAGGAAGTTCGTAAAATGGACCTTTTCACGCAATTTGCTCACATCGTAGCAGATGAAGCTGTTTTAGACTCTGGATTGGATCTAGAGAAACTAGACAGCAACAGAGCTGGTGTGATATGGGGTGCTGGTATTGGTGGATTGAAAACTTTCCAAGATGAAGTAATGAACTTCGCTGGAGGAGATGGTACCCCAAGATATAACCCATTCTTCATTCCGAAGATGATTGCTGATATTGCCCCTGGTATGATTTCTATTAAGTATGGCTTCAGAGGACCAAACTTCACTACTGTAAGTGCGTGTGCCTCAGGAACCAATGCAATCATTGATTCATACAACTACATTCGATTGGGAATGGCGGATGTATTTATCACCGGCGGATCAGAAGCTGCAGTTTGCGAATCTGGTGTCGGCGGATTCAATGCACTGAAAGCATTATCCGAAAGAAATGATTCTCCAGAAACGGCTTCGAGACCATTCGACAAAGACAGAAATGGATTTGTATTGGGAGAAGGTGCTGCTTCATTAATATTGGAGGATTATGATCACGCGGTGGCGCGTGGCGCAAAAATTTATGCCGAATTGATCGGAAGTGGTATGTCTGCTGATGCCTATCACATGACTGCCCCACACCCTGAGGGAATAGGTGCTACCAACGTAATGATTAATGCGTTGAAAGATGCCAATTTGAAACCAGAAGATGTTGATTACATCAATGTTCATGGTACTTCTACACCTCTTGGAGATGTGAGTGAATCTATGGCGATCCAGAATGTATTTAAGGATCACGCCTACAACTTGAACATTTCGTCTACCAAGTCGATGACTGGTCACCTTTTAGGTGCTGCTGGAGCCATTGAGGCCGCTGCTTGTGTAATGGCTATTCAAAATGGAGAAGTTCCTCCTACGATCAACCATTTTACAGATGACGAAGCATTCGATCCGAAGTTGAATTTCACGTTTAACAAATCCCAAAAAAGAGACATTAAGGTAGCTTTAAGTAATACCTTCGGTTTTGGAGGCCACAATACTTCCATCATTTTCCGTAAATTTGAAGGGTAA
- a CDS encoding acyl carrier protein — protein MSDIAQKVKSIIIDKLGVEESEVSNEASFTNDLGADSLDTVELIMEFEKEFNISIPDDQAENIGTVGQAIEYLEANAK, from the coding sequence ATGTCTGATATAGCACAAAAAGTTAAATCAATTATTATCGACAAGTTAGGAGTAGAAGAGTCTGAAGTAAGCAACGAAGCTAGCTTCACAAATGACTTGGGTGCTGACTCTTTGGACACTGTCGAATTGATTATGGAATTTGAAAAGGAATTCAACATTTCTATTCCAGACGATCAAGCTGAGAATATCGGTACTGTAGGACAAGCTATCGAATACCTAGAAGCGAACGCAAAGTAA
- the infC gene encoding translation initiation factor IF-3, translating to MAKQRFQRRGFRGRVEEPYKVNDRITAREVRVVGENVKVDVYPTSQAINMAKDQGLDLVEISPNADPPVCKITDYSKFKYEQKKKQKEIKSKAHKSVLKEIRFGPNTDDHDFNFKLNHAIKFLKEGAKVKAYVHFVGRTIVFKDRGEILLLKFAQSLEEHAKVEQLPKLEGKRMFLMLSPKVQKKN from the coding sequence ATCGCTAAACAAAGATTCCAAAGGCGTGGCTTTAGAGGTCGTGTCGAAGAACCCTACAAAGTAAATGATCGGATTACTGCCAGAGAAGTTAGGGTAGTAGGTGAAAATGTAAAGGTCGATGTATATCCGACTTCGCAGGCCATTAACATGGCAAAAGATCAGGGGTTGGACTTAGTGGAGATATCGCCGAATGCTGATCCTCCAGTTTGTAAGATTACTGATTACTCAAAGTTTAAGTACGAGCAAAAGAAGAAACAAAAGGAGATCAAATCTAAAGCGCATAAAAGCGTTTTGAAGGAGATTAGGTTCGGACCTAATACTGATGATCATGATTTTAATTTTAAATTGAATCATGCCATTAAGTTTTTGAAGGAAGGAGCAAAAGTGAAAGCTTATGTTCATTTCGTAGGACGTACCATTGTGTTTAAAGATAGAGGGGAAATTTTGTTGTTGAAATTTGCTCAATCTCTCGAAGAACATGCTAAGGTGGAGCAGCTTCCTAAGTTGGAAGGAAAACGAATGTTTTTGATGCTTTCTCCTAAGGTTCAAAAGAAGAATTAA
- the rpmI gene encoding 50S ribosomal protein L35, with the protein MPKVKTKAGAKKRFKLTGSGKIKRKHAFKSHILTKKETKQKRNLTKMGLVHKSDEANVKDMLNI; encoded by the coding sequence ATGCCAAAAGTTAAAACTAAAGCAGGAGCTAAGAAAAGGTTTAAGCTGACAGGATCTGGTAAAATCAAAAGAAAGCATGCTTTCAAAAGCCACATCTTGACTAAGAAAGAAACCAAGCAGAAGCGTAACTTGACTAAAATGGGCTTAGTCCACAAGTCAGATGAAGCTAATGTAAAAGACATGCTCAACATTTAA
- the rplT gene encoding 50S ribosomal protein L20, whose protein sequence is MPRSVNTVASRARRKKVLKLAKGYFGRRKNVWTVAKNAVEKGLTYAYRDRKVKKREFRKLWIQRINAGAREHGLSYSQFMGKLSASEIELNRKVLADLAMNHPEAFKAVIDQLK, encoded by the coding sequence ATGCCAAGATCGGTAAACACAGTAGCGAGTAGAGCTCGTAGGAAAAAGGTTCTGAAATTAGCCAAGGGTTATTTCGGAAGAAGAAAAAATGTATGGACGGTAGCTAAAAATGCCGTTGAAAAAGGTCTCACTTACGCATACAGAGACAGAAAAGTTAAGAAAAGAGAATTCAGAAAGTTGTGGATTCAAAGAATCAACGCTGGAGCAAGAGAGCACGGTTTGTCTTACTCTCAGTTCATGGGCAAGTTGTCTGCTTCTGAAATCGAATTGAACAGAAAAGTATTGGCTGATTTAGCAATGAATCACCCAGAAGCTTTCAAAGCAGTAATCGATCAGTTGAAATAA